One window of the Desulfonatronum thiosulfatophilum genome contains the following:
- a CDS encoding FAD:protein FMN transferase, with protein sequence MPINPPVHDRTALLTRIPLLSLSLIIVLAMLLAMSTACRQPTEHVFRGMTMGTVYTVRVAGVSSRAVSGLESEIRGRLEEINASMSLYRPDSVISRFNALESSQSMTVGGDFWNVLRASVLVHELTDGAFDPTVKPLLDLWGFGPGSSFAIGQPPDMDQVRETLEAVGLHLIDSSEPREPRKLHPRVQLDFGGVAKGYAVDALAEVLRQRNLADFLVDIGGDVLVSGRNAGGEPWRIGLSQPDRDMVGNEVLLVLRPKNAAVLTSGDYRQYFHHDGRYFSHVIDPRTGHPLDNGVASVTVIAESAVYADALATGLMVMGADAGLELVESLPDVEALFLIRVSEDQVVDRRSSGFNKVAGMEM encoded by the coding sequence ATGCCGATCAATCCTCCGGTTCACGACAGGACAGCGCTCCTGACTCGCATTCCTCTTCTCTCCCTTTCGTTGATCATCGTTCTGGCCATGTTGTTGGCCATGTCCACCGCTTGCCGGCAACCTACGGAGCATGTTTTCAGGGGCATGACCATGGGCACGGTGTACACCGTTCGCGTGGCCGGTGTTTCGTCCCGTGCCGTCTCCGGCCTGGAGTCGGAGATCCGAGGTCGTCTGGAGGAAATCAACGCGAGCATGTCCTTGTATCGCCCGGACAGCGTGATCTCTCGGTTTAACGCCCTGGAGTCCTCTCAATCCATGACCGTGGGCGGGGATTTCTGGAATGTGCTCCGGGCATCGGTGCTGGTTCACGAGTTGACGGACGGGGCGTTCGATCCCACGGTCAAGCCGTTGCTGGATCTGTGGGGTTTCGGTCCCGGATCGTCCTTTGCGATTGGTCAGCCTCCGGACATGGACCAAGTCCGTGAGACCCTGGAAGCCGTGGGGCTGCACTTGATCGACAGTTCCGAGCCGAGGGAGCCAAGAAAGCTCCATCCCCGGGTACAACTGGATTTCGGCGGGGTCGCCAAGGGATATGCCGTGGATGCACTGGCCGAGGTGCTGCGGCAAAGGAATCTGGCGGATTTCCTGGTGGACATCGGTGGGGATGTTTTGGTTTCCGGGCGCAACGCGGGAGGGGAGCCGTGGCGGATTGGTCTGAGTCAGCCGGATCGGGATATGGTTGGGAATGAGGTGCTGTTGGTGCTGCGCCCGAAAAACGCTGCCGTGCTGACCAGCGGGGACTACCGGCAGTACTTTCACCATGACGGGCGCTACTTCAGCCATGTTATTGATCCACGCACCGGCCACCCTCTGGACAACGGCGTGGCCAGCGTCACGGTCATCGCCGAAAGTGCCGTCTACGCCGACGCCCTGGCCACCGGTCTGATGGTTATGGGAGCGGATGCCGGTCTTGAGTTGGTGGAATCTCTGCCGGATGTGGAAGCTCTGTTTCTAATCAGGGTGTCCGAGGATCAGGTCGTGGATCGTCGCAGTTCAGGGTTCAACAAGGTAGCTGGGATGGAGATGTAA
- a CDS encoding PEP-CTERM sorting domain-containing protein, protein MKKILFTFAAFAIYLASSMTAHAIPIYGSVGFGSFTGDFSFLVQSDESAIIEVSLKNISQEDNGGYLTGFAFVVPEELQYNLTGTEFTHDLNPLYGSINGAAYNNFSLGASTNKNLQGSGNPSQGLGVGSTATFKFLLTGTGFSKLTEQDFFKAGEPWFLARFSGNGNPFVPGTTLATPPGDPVNPVPEPGTIALLALGLAGMGLYVRRRRNG, encoded by the coding sequence ATGAAAAAAATCCTTTTTACCTTTGCGGCCTTTGCCATTTACTTGGCTTCATCGATGACCGCTCACGCTATTCCCATCTATGGAAGCGTGGGGTTCGGATCGTTCACGGGGGATTTCTCATTTCTTGTGCAAAGCGATGAATCCGCGATAATTGAAGTCAGTTTGAAAAACATCTCCCAGGAAGACAACGGCGGGTACCTGACCGGTTTTGCCTTCGTCGTTCCGGAGGAACTGCAGTATAATCTCACCGGCACGGAATTCACCCATGACCTGAATCCCTTGTACGGGAGCATCAACGGAGCCGCCTATAACAACTTCAGTCTTGGCGCATCTACCAACAAGAATCTTCAAGGAAGCGGCAATCCGTCCCAGGGACTGGGAGTCGGATCCACGGCGACATTCAAGTTCCTGCTCACCGGCACGGGATTTTCTAAGTTGACGGAACAGGACTTCTTCAAGGCCGGAGAGCCGTGGTTCCTCGCCAGGTTCTCGGGCAACGGCAACCCATTTGTTCCCGGAACAACGCTGGCCACTCCTCCTGGCGATCCCGTGAATCCTGTACCGGAGCCGGGGACCATCGCCCTGTTGGCTCTCGGCTTGGCAGGTATGGGACTGTACGTTCGCCGCCGCAGGAACGGCTGA
- a CDS encoding PEP-CTERM sorting domain-containing protein, which produces MRKTIFILMTVCLFMVGFVAKGMAYSISDLEIRPYWQPEGGFDYGTDDHGAGLGTYLGTGSWDNYGDPTALEFFYNSGFLYVEKLELALSPSEGGLAGSWNVVQNQLPNMKYVDMLVVKGAQSFSLHQYVPAALSGIWNVGYLDFAGNSGTPPEMSFVRGFQADPIPEPGTMLLLGFGLAGLAFMRRKFSN; this is translated from the coding sequence ATGAGAAAAACAATATTCATCCTAATGACGGTATGTCTGTTCATGGTTGGTTTCGTGGCAAAGGGGATGGCCTACAGCATCAGTGATCTGGAAATTCGGCCATATTGGCAGCCAGAGGGCGGTTTCGACTACGGCACCGATGACCATGGGGCCGGACTTGGTACGTACCTCGGCACGGGTTCCTGGGACAACTACGGCGATCCAACCGCCTTGGAGTTCTTTTACAACTCGGGCTTCCTGTATGTGGAAAAGCTTGAACTCGCTTTATCACCCTCCGAGGGCGGCCTGGCCGGAAGCTGGAATGTTGTGCAAAACCAGTTGCCGAACATGAAGTACGTGGACATGCTGGTGGTCAAGGGAGCGCAAAGCTTTTCACTGCACCAGTATGTTCCCGCTGCCCTTTCCGGCATCTGGAACGTCGGCTACCTGGATTTCGCCGGCAACAGCGGCACCCCCCCGGAAATGTCCTTCGTGAGAGGTTTCCAGGCTGATCCCATCCCGGAACCGGGCACGATGCTTCTCCTTGGCTTCGGTTTGGCAGGACTGGCATTTATGCGAAGGAAATTTTCAAACTGA
- a CDS encoding LytR C-terminal domain-containing protein, translating into MWDRNHDSQPWGTQHRTTMTDQELRRLVASARPFIRNPQMHFRQGLYFQARGQHKLAVDEFAKVLLLEPDHIKALNAMAVSCDKLENYEQAVGLYKQALSLDPDQDYIYNNLGYSYFLQGNYTAAVEAFHKAVTLDESNKIFLNNLGMAYAQKGLFEEALAKFQGDAHADGVMPGPIKPTEQILNVPKAAVPPPASEPVGSIDHAEHPAPHADPNPLIEIQIEEQTETAQSDPESRHWIRKPLPEQPGKTPDDPELLEPRGLEEPTKTFEPERPLEFERPPHPEQFKKPHEIVVVADSRSPNPAPPAEQPLSESGGTPSNSDHHTEQQTVPQTNSPLDHQPEHPTEQQSDPAPLPLHPRAIPAPVPPTEQPGTPEAIFKKPSPILPTPAPKPAPVTEQKPAPATVVTAMAETLLALEVPAAKNDSTLEIESQLKPQAEPEVQSATRHASASVPFAPHRPTNQHDFLKAVPVEVLNGNGISRMAHQVGSYLEENGFRVIRKKNADHFDHPRTIIHYGIGYLPAAELLSRQFPGEYLLKEEALLGNSASRIRVVVGKDLDQHQMAVLKRRQDEDATHHAASGQGTLISRGPDSPVRP; encoded by the coding sequence TTGTGGGACAGGAACCATGATTCCCAGCCCTGGGGAACGCAGCACCGCACGACGATGACCGACCAGGAACTGCGCCGGCTCGTAGCCTCGGCCCGGCCCTTCATCCGCAATCCGCAAATGCATTTCCGGCAGGGCCTCTATTTCCAGGCTCGCGGGCAGCACAAACTGGCCGTGGATGAATTCGCCAAGGTGCTCCTGCTGGAACCCGATCACATCAAGGCCCTCAATGCCATGGCCGTATCCTGCGACAAGCTGGAAAACTATGAACAGGCCGTGGGGCTGTACAAGCAGGCCCTGAGCCTGGATCCGGATCAGGACTACATCTACAACAATCTCGGCTACTCCTACTTTCTCCAGGGCAACTACACGGCGGCTGTTGAGGCGTTCCATAAAGCCGTGACTCTGGACGAGAGCAACAAGATCTTTCTGAACAATCTAGGCATGGCCTATGCTCAGAAAGGTCTCTTCGAGGAAGCCCTGGCCAAATTCCAGGGTGACGCCCATGCGGACGGCGTTATGCCCGGCCCCATCAAGCCGACGGAGCAAATCTTAAATGTTCCGAAAGCGGCCGTTCCTCCCCCAGCTTCCGAACCTGTCGGTTCAATTGATCACGCGGAACATCCCGCCCCCCATGCCGACCCAAATCCCTTGATCGAAATCCAAATCGAAGAACAAACGGAAACCGCCCAATCCGATCCCGAATCGCGCCACTGGATCCGCAAGCCGCTTCCGGAACAGCCGGGCAAGACACCGGACGACCCGGAGCTTCTGGAACCACGAGGGCTGGAAGAACCAACGAAAACCTTTGAACCTGAACGACCTCTCGAATTTGAAAGACCTCCCCATCCGGAACAATTCAAGAAACCCCACGAGATCGTCGTTGTCGCTGATTCGCGCAGCCCGAATCCCGCACCACCGGCAGAACAACCTTTGTCCGAATCCGGCGGGACGCCGTCTAACAGCGATCACCACACCGAACAGCAAACTGTTCCTCAAACCAATAGTCCGCTTGACCACCAGCCCGAACACCCCACGGAACAACAAAGCGATCCCGCCCCGCTCCCATTACATCCCCGAGCAATTCCCGCCCCCGTTCCTCCGACGGAACAACCAGGGACGCCCGAAGCAATTTTCAAAAAGCCGTCTCCAATCCTTCCCACCCCAGCACCCAAACCGGCCCCTGTCACCGAACAGAAGCCGGCTCCAGCAACCGTGGTCACAGCCATGGCCGAAACGCTTCTCGCACTGGAAGTTCCCGCGGCCAAGAACGACTCAACTCTCGAAATCGAATCCCAGCTTAAGCCCCAGGCCGAGCCTGAGGTTCAATCCGCCACCCGACACGCTTCAGCCAGCGTTCCTTTCGCCCCGCACCGACCAACCAATCAGCATGATTTTCTGAAAGCCGTTCCCGTGGAAGTGCTTAACGGCAACGGCATCAGCCGCATGGCGCACCAGGTCGGCTCGTACCTGGAAGAAAACGGCTTCCGGGTGATCCGCAAAAAGAACGCCGACCACTTCGATCATCCCCGCACGATCATCCACTACGGAATCGGCTATCTCCCGGCCGCGGAACTGCTGTCCCGCCAATTTCCGGGCGAGTACCTCCTGAAGGAAGAAGCCCTCCTGGGCAATAGCGCATCACGCATCCGGGTAGTTGTCGGCAAGGATCTGGATCAGCACCAGATGGCGGTTCTCAAGCGCAGACAAGACGAAGACGCAACCCATCACGCCGCTTCCGGTCAAGGCACGCTGATCAGCCGAGGGCCGGATTCCCCCGTGCGTCCATGA
- a CDS encoding tetratricopeptide repeat protein produces the protein MRDDRAGRFGLSIRLAAALLFLCVGMISCTAKQPGSLTRDDGLNITSREHERLGDALLAGNNLQMALFQYDRALEQDPNNLSARYKRGLVFVHGEHNQEAISEFQRVLAKNPDFELAHEGMGRAYFQAGNLDQALLSLQQALRLNPDLWRSRAYLGMIHDRRGETALALIEHQKAITLQPGDGSLYNNLGVSLTMARNFEKAVAAFNKALEHNFQNHRVYNNLGLALSNLGHYQAALEAFRKGGTEAQAYNNLGSVYLNKNRYADAVRTFEKAIELEPGFYVMAGENLKRARLGLGKGQ, from the coding sequence ATGAGAGACGACAGGGCTGGAAGGTTCGGGCTTTCAATACGATTAGCCGCGGCATTGCTGTTCCTCTGCGTGGGAATGATTTCCTGTACGGCCAAACAACCGGGCTCGCTGACCCGGGATGACGGGCTGAACATTACCAGTCGCGAGCACGAACGCTTGGGCGACGCCCTGCTGGCCGGAAACAACCTGCAGATGGCGCTGTTTCAGTACGACCGCGCCCTGGAGCAAGACCCGAACAACCTCAGCGCGAGGTACAAACGGGGTCTGGTCTTTGTGCATGGGGAACACAACCAGGAAGCCATCAGCGAATTCCAGCGCGTATTGGCCAAGAATCCCGATTTTGAACTAGCCCATGAAGGAATGGGGCGGGCCTATTTCCAGGCCGGGAACCTCGATCAGGCCTTGCTCAGTCTGCAACAAGCCCTGCGTCTGAACCCGGACCTGTGGCGATCTCGTGCCTACCTGGGCATGATCCACGACCGCCGGGGCGAAACCGCCCTGGCCCTGATCGAGCACCAAAAAGCCATCACCCTGCAGCCCGGCGACGGCTCCCTGTACAACAATCTGGGCGTTTCCTTGACCATGGCCCGGAATTTCGAAAAGGCCGTGGCGGCATTCAACAAAGCCCTGGAGCACAATTTCCAGAACCACCGCGTCTACAACAACCTCGGCCTGGCCCTCTCCAACCTGGGACACTACCAAGCCGCCCTGGAAGCCTTCCGCAAAGGCGGCACCGAAGCTCAGGCCTACAACAATCTGGGCAGCGTCTACCTGAACAAGAACCGCTACGCGGACGCCGTCCGCACCTTCGAAAAAGCCATCGAACTCGAACCAGGGTTTTATGTCATGGCTGGGGAGAATCTGAAGCGAGCGAGGTTGGGTTTGGGGAAGGGGCAGTAA
- a CDS encoding type II secretion system F family protein, with amino-acid sequence MQYIRIASQRRAVMEKIQSSSLNTAAAFKTTALGAPGFENKMLGILGLLGHRMGKDTLVEHAAMRPKFLKAGIRSEGAPAAFFGAKLAFTVLMPLQYVLFRALMPEVTISTTMSMIFITTLAIGGFYIPDLWLLDKTQKRRQIILDGFPDALDLLVVCVQAGMGLDSAISRVAQETRFTCKELSDELHLFTLEMRAGMQRQQALKNLAMRTDLEQMQNMVTLLLQTDKFGTSVSQALEVFSNSMRTERMQRAEAKAGKLPIKLLFPLMIFIFPTMFIVILGPAVIRISHFFQNM; translated from the coding sequence ATGCAGTATATACGCATTGCTTCCCAACGTCGGGCTGTGATGGAAAAAATCCAATCCTCAAGCTTGAATACTGCCGCCGCTTTTAAGACTACGGCCCTGGGGGCGCCTGGTTTTGAAAACAAGATGCTGGGAATTCTCGGCCTGTTGGGTCATAGAATGGGCAAGGACACTTTAGTTGAACATGCTGCCATGCGACCAAAGTTCCTCAAAGCTGGAATTCGTTCCGAAGGCGCACCCGCTGCTTTTTTTGGAGCCAAACTGGCTTTTACCGTCCTGATGCCTCTGCAATACGTTCTATTCCGGGCACTCATGCCCGAGGTGACCATCTCCACAACCATGTCAATGATATTCATCACAACCTTAGCCATTGGCGGATTCTATATCCCCGATCTCTGGCTGTTGGACAAGACACAGAAACGCCGTCAGATCATTCTTGACGGATTTCCGGACGCCCTGGACCTGCTGGTGGTCTGCGTGCAGGCCGGCATGGGGCTGGATTCGGCCATCAGCAGGGTTGCCCAGGAAACCCGGTTCACCTGCAAGGAACTCAGCGACGAACTGCACCTTTTCACCCTGGAAATGCGAGCAGGGATGCAACGCCAACAAGCTCTAAAGAATCTGGCCATGCGCACGGATCTCGAACAGATGCAGAACATGGTCACCCTGCTGTTGCAGACCGACAAGTTCGGCACCAGCGTCAGCCAAGCCCTGGAAGTCTTCTCTAACAGTATGCGCACGGAACGCATGCAGCGTGCCGAAGCAAAAGCTGGCAAGCTCCCCATCAAACTTCTGTTTCCATTAATGATCTTCATTTTTCCTACCATGTTCATCGTTATTCTGGGGCCGGCAGTCATCCGAATCTCGCATTTTTTTCAGAATATGTAA
- a CDS encoding type II secretion system F family protein: MNIYMVAIFIFLISIITIEIMLFAYRTIKNPDRARIRKQLRKITFQQKNVDSADVAPDILRKKVFSDIKSLNDLLRHFTFANQFHKLLYQANAKYSVGFYIILSALLGLSAYLAVISLNYGFIIALPVALLFGISPFLYLRRMKKRRMAKFQKQLPEALNLVARSLRAGHAFSTGLKLAADEFEDPLGPEFEVTLDEINFGVAVPDALRKMTERVDCQDLNFFVVAVILQRETGGNLAQIIENTAAIIRERFAFYGKVKVLSAEGIMSMWVLMGLPFVVAGGLLLLSPDYMKLLIEETIGQIMIAYALIMMVLGYFFMRKMVEIKV, translated from the coding sequence ATGAACATCTACATGGTCGCCATATTCATCTTCCTCATTTCGATCATTACCATCGAGATAATGCTCTTTGCATACCGGACGATAAAAAATCCGGACAGAGCCAGGATTCGCAAACAGCTGCGCAAAATCACCTTTCAGCAAAAGAATGTCGACTCAGCAGACGTTGCGCCGGACATCCTGCGAAAAAAAGTCTTCAGCGACATCAAATCACTGAACGATCTGCTCCGGCATTTCACCTTTGCAAACCAATTCCACAAGCTGCTGTATCAGGCTAATGCCAAATATTCCGTCGGGTTCTACATCATACTGTCCGCGCTTCTGGGACTTTCCGCATACTTGGCCGTAATTTCCCTGAACTATGGATTTATCATCGCACTGCCTGTTGCCCTGCTCTTTGGAATAAGCCCTTTCCTGTACCTCAGGCGGATGAAAAAAAGAAGAATGGCCAAATTCCAGAAGCAATTGCCAGAGGCCCTGAACTTGGTGGCCAGGTCGCTGAGGGCAGGTCATGCCTTCAGCACTGGTCTGAAGCTGGCAGCAGACGAATTCGAGGATCCCCTGGGGCCGGAATTCGAGGTTACCTTGGACGAAATCAACTTTGGAGTGGCTGTTCCCGATGCCCTGCGTAAGATGACCGAGCGCGTGGATTGCCAGGATCTGAACTTCTTCGTAGTTGCGGTGATCCTGCAGCGGGAAACCGGTGGTAATCTGGCACAAATCATTGAAAATACTGCGGCCATAATACGGGAGCGATTTGCCTTTTATGGGAAGGTTAAGGTTTTGTCCGCGGAAGGCATCATGTCCATGTGGGTTCTTATGGGGCTTCCATTTGTAGTAGCTGGAGGACTTTTGTTGCTCAGTCCGGACTATATGAAATTATTGATTGAAGAAACTATCGGTCAAATTATGATCGCATATGCATTGATAATGATGGTTCTTGGATATTTCTTCATGCGCAAGATGGTGGAGATCAAGGTATAA